In a single window of the Elaeis guineensis isolate ETL-2024a chromosome 6, EG11, whole genome shotgun sequence genome:
- the LOC140858540 gene encoding receptor-like serine/threonine-protein kinase SD1-8 isoform X4 — protein sequence MKPWPLSLVLLCSLLSPSIAGDTITPNTPLSDGKTLVSAGGNFELGFFSPGNLKNRYLGIWYKNISTQTVVWVANREAPLTDNTGSLNISSDGNLILSNQAAKVFWSTSSSLSSSPVAQLLDTGNFVLKEGNNDSCSLLWQSFDHPCDTLLPGMKLGLNFTTGLDLYLTTWKSTDDPSPGDYSFKLDPHGSPEFFIWKQSTKEYRSGPWDGIQFDGWSLYWSIPKDQCDYYAECGPYGICNSNDSPICNCLYGFSPKSPQDWNLRDGHDGCVRKTSLDCQGDGFVRLTHVKLPDTSNSTVNESMSLEQCRESCLNNCSCVAYAPANISGGGACIIWKSDLIDIKQFVDGGQDLYVRLAASELSTGSTGDDPNKKKQEIVIFVICIASGLLLLVSSGCYIWHKKFKSHSIKFSGRRQLSFDLSLNALGPTQDVYPQDERNGGKELELPLFELSTIVIATDNFSIANKLGEGGFGTVYKGELEDGQGIAVKRSSRYSLQGVDEFKNEVMLIAKLQHINLVRLLGCCMQGEDRMLIYEYMHNRSLDTIIFADKTKCALLTWQKRFNIILGIARGLLYLHQDSRLRIIHRDLKASNILLDKDMNPKISDFGIARIFGGDQIDAYTKRVVGTYGYMSPEYAMDGVFSVKSDVFSFGVLVLEIISGKKNRGIYATEPNLSLLSHAWKLWKEGNSLELLDKSMGCSYSINDVLRCIQVGLLCVQDRAEDRPHMSTVILMLGSASTMLPSPNQPGYCSERSAIDAASSCTVNEITMTMLAGR from the exons ATGAAGCCTTGGCCACTTTCTCTTGTTTTGCTCTGTAGCCTCTTGTCTCCCTCCATTGCAGGAGACACCATCACTCCAAACACACCACTCAGCGATGGCAAAACTTTGGTTTCAGCAGGTGGGAACTTTGAATTAGGCTTCTTCAGCCCGGGCAATTTGAAGAATAGATACTTGGGCATTTGGTACAAGAATATCTCAACTCAGACAGTTGTTTGGGTTGCCAATAGAGAAGCTCCACTTACTGACAATACTGGAAGTCTGAACATCAGCAGTGATGGAAATCTCATCCTCTCCAATCAGGCAGCCAAGGTTTTCTGGTCGACGAGCTCATCATTATCAAGCAGTCCAGTGGCACAGCTCTTAGATACAGGGAATTTTGTTCTGAAAGAAGGTAACAATGATTCATGTAGCTTGTTGTGGCAGAGTTTCGACCACCCATGTGATACGTTGCTTCCAGGAATGAAACTTGGATTGAATTTTACCACTGGCCTTGACCTATATCTTACCACATGGAAGAGCACCGATGACCCTTCACCAGGGGACTACTCATTCAAGCTCGATCCTCATGGATCACCAGAATTCTTCATATGGAAGCAATCAACAAAAGAGTATCGAAGTGGCCCTTGGGATGGGATTCAATTCGATG GATGGAGCCTTTATTGGTCAATACCAAAAGACCAATGCGATTATTATGCTGAGTGTGGTCCTTATGGCATTTGTAACTCGAACGACTCGCCAATCTGCAACTGTCTTTATGGATTCAGTCCCAAGTCACCACAAGACTGGAATCTCAGAGATGGACATGATGGGTGTGTGCGGAAGACAAGCTTGGATTGCCAAGGAGATGGGTTTGTAAGATTGACTCATGTCAAGTTGCCAGACACCTCAAACTCCACCGTGAACGAGAGCATGAGCCTTGAGCAGTGTCGAGAAAGCTGCTTGAATAATTGTTCATGTGTGGCTTATGCACCTGCTAATATCAGTGGAGGAGGTGCTTGTATTATTTGGAAAAGTGATCTGATAGATATTAAGCAATTTGTTGATGGTGGGCAGGATCTCTACGTTCGCCTTGCAGCATCTGAACTGA GCACAGGCTCAACTGGAGACGACCCAAACAAGAAGAAACAAGAGATAGTTATTTTCGTCATATGTATAGCATCTGGGCTGCTGTTATTGGTGTCAAGTGGTTGTTACATCTGGCATAAGAAGTTCAAAAGTCATA GTATTAAGTTTAGTGGGCGAAGGCAGTTGTCATTTGATTTGTCTCTTAACGCATTAGGTCCTACTCAAGACGTCTACCCACAAGATGAACGTAATGGAGGGAAAGAACTGGAACTCCCCCTATTTGAACTAAGCACCATAGTGATTGCCACAGACAACTTCTCTATCGCCAATAAGCTTGGTGAGGGTGGCTTTGGCACTGTTTACAAG GGTGAACTTGAAGATGGGCAGGGCATAGCTGTGAAGAGGTCGTCAAGGTATTCACTCCAAGGCGTAGATGAGTTCAAGAATGAGGTTATGTTGATCGCCAAACTTCAGCACATAAATCTTGTTAGACTGCTTGGTTGCTGCATGCAAGGAGAAGACAGGATGTTAATCTACGAATACATGCATAATAGAAGTCTGGACACCATTATCTTCG CAGACAAAACTAAATGCGCACTCCTGACTTGGCAAAAACGCTTCAATATCATTTTGGGGATCGCCCGTGGACTTCTTTATCTTCATCAGGATTCTAGGTTAAGAATCATCCACAGGGACCTCAAAGCTAGCAACATTCTTCTAGATAAAGACATGAACCCCAAAATCTCAGACTTCGGCATAGCAAGAATATTTGGAGGAGATCAGATTGATGCATATACCAAGAGAGTTGTTGGAACATA TGGGTATATGTCTCCAGAATATGCCATGGATGGTGTGTTCTCAGTGAAGTCAGATGTCTTTAGTTTCGGTGTCTTGGTCCTTGAAATCATAAGTGGCAAGAAGAACAGAGGAATTTATGCTACCGAGCCCAACCTAAGCCTCCTTAGTCAT GCATGGAAACTATGGAAGGAAGGCAACAGCTTGGAACTGCTAGATAAGTCAATGGGTTGCTCTTATTCCATTAATGACGTACTCAGGTGCATACAGGTGGGCCTACTATGTGTTCAGGATAGAGCGGAGGACAGACCACATATGTCAACTGTAATTTTGATGTTGGGTAGTGCAAGCACAATGCTACCATCACCAAACCAGCCTGGTTATTGTAGTGAGAGAAGTGCAATAGATGCCGCTTCAAGTTGCACTGTTAATGAAATCACGATGACAATGTTAGCAGGTCGTTAG
- the LOC140858540 gene encoding receptor-like serine/threonine-protein kinase SD1-8 isoform X2: MKPWPLSLVLLCSLLSPSIAGDTITPNTPLSDGKTLVSAGGNFELGFFSPGNLKNRYLGIWYKNISTQTVVWVANREAPLTDNTGSLNISSDGNLILSNQAAKVFWSTSSSLSSSPVAQLLDTGNFVLKEGNNDSCSLLWQSFDHPCDTLLPGMKLGLNFTTGLDLYLTTWKSTDDPSPGDYSFKLDPHGSPEFFIWKQSTKEYRSGPWDGIQFDGEPEMNSDNYFTFEFFINPHAIYYTYKVVDSSIISRFMLNQSMIQRYVWFNSMVGWSLYWSIPKDQCDYYAECGPYGICNSNDSPICNCLYGFSPKSPQDWNLRDGHDGCVRKTSLDCQGDGFVRLTHVKLPDTSNSTVNESMSLEQCRESCLNNCSCVAYAPANISGGGACIIWKSDLIDIKQFVDGGQDLYVRLAASELSTGSTGDDPNKKKQEIVIFVICIASGLLLLVSSGCYIWHKKFKSHSIKFSGRRQLSFDLSLNALGPTQDVYPQDERNGGKELELPLFELSTIVIATDNFSIANKLGEGGFGTVYKGELEDGQGIAVKRSSRYSLQGVDEFKNEVMLIAKLQHINLVRLLGCCMQGEDRMLIYEYMHNRSLDTIIFDKTKCALLTWQKRFNIILGIARGLLYLHQDSRLRIIHRDLKASNILLDKDMNPKISDFGIARIFGGDQIDAYTKRVVGTYGYMSPEYAMDGVFSVKSDVFSFGVLVLEIISGKKNRGIYATEPNLSLLSHAWKLWKEGNSLELLDKSMGCSYSINDVLRCIQVGLLCVQDRAEDRPHMSTVILMLGSASTMLPSPNQPGYCSERSAIDAASSCTVNEITMTMLAGR; this comes from the exons ATGAAGCCTTGGCCACTTTCTCTTGTTTTGCTCTGTAGCCTCTTGTCTCCCTCCATTGCAGGAGACACCATCACTCCAAACACACCACTCAGCGATGGCAAAACTTTGGTTTCAGCAGGTGGGAACTTTGAATTAGGCTTCTTCAGCCCGGGCAATTTGAAGAATAGATACTTGGGCATTTGGTACAAGAATATCTCAACTCAGACAGTTGTTTGGGTTGCCAATAGAGAAGCTCCACTTACTGACAATACTGGAAGTCTGAACATCAGCAGTGATGGAAATCTCATCCTCTCCAATCAGGCAGCCAAGGTTTTCTGGTCGACGAGCTCATCATTATCAAGCAGTCCAGTGGCACAGCTCTTAGATACAGGGAATTTTGTTCTGAAAGAAGGTAACAATGATTCATGTAGCTTGTTGTGGCAGAGTTTCGACCACCCATGTGATACGTTGCTTCCAGGAATGAAACTTGGATTGAATTTTACCACTGGCCTTGACCTATATCTTACCACATGGAAGAGCACCGATGACCCTTCACCAGGGGACTACTCATTCAAGCTCGATCCTCATGGATCACCAGAATTCTTCATATGGAAGCAATCAACAAAAGAGTATCGAAGTGGCCCTTGGGATGGGATTCAATTCGATGGTGAGCCTGAGATGAATTCTGACAACTACTTCACCTTTGAATTTTTCATTAATCCACATGCAATATATTACACGTATAAAGTTGTAGACAGCTCGATCATTTCAAGGTTTATGCTGAACCAATCAATGATTCAACGATATGTTTGGTTTAATTCCATGGTAGGATGGAGCCTTTATTGGTCAATACCAAAAGACCAATGCGATTATTATGCTGAGTGTGGTCCTTATGGCATTTGTAACTCGAACGACTCGCCAATCTGCAACTGTCTTTATGGATTCAGTCCCAAGTCACCACAAGACTGGAATCTCAGAGATGGACATGATGGGTGTGTGCGGAAGACAAGCTTGGATTGCCAAGGAGATGGGTTTGTAAGATTGACTCATGTCAAGTTGCCAGACACCTCAAACTCCACCGTGAACGAGAGCATGAGCCTTGAGCAGTGTCGAGAAAGCTGCTTGAATAATTGTTCATGTGTGGCTTATGCACCTGCTAATATCAGTGGAGGAGGTGCTTGTATTATTTGGAAAAGTGATCTGATAGATATTAAGCAATTTGTTGATGGTGGGCAGGATCTCTACGTTCGCCTTGCAGCATCTGAACTGA GCACAGGCTCAACTGGAGACGACCCAAACAAGAAGAAACAAGAGATAGTTATTTTCGTCATATGTATAGCATCTGGGCTGCTGTTATTGGTGTCAAGTGGTTGTTACATCTGGCATAAGAAGTTCAAAAGTCATA GTATTAAGTTTAGTGGGCGAAGGCAGTTGTCATTTGATTTGTCTCTTAACGCATTAGGTCCTACTCAAGACGTCTACCCACAAGATGAACGTAATGGAGGGAAAGAACTGGAACTCCCCCTATTTGAACTAAGCACCATAGTGATTGCCACAGACAACTTCTCTATCGCCAATAAGCTTGGTGAGGGTGGCTTTGGCACTGTTTACAAG GGTGAACTTGAAGATGGGCAGGGCATAGCTGTGAAGAGGTCGTCAAGGTATTCACTCCAAGGCGTAGATGAGTTCAAGAATGAGGTTATGTTGATCGCCAAACTTCAGCACATAAATCTTGTTAGACTGCTTGGTTGCTGCATGCAAGGAGAAGACAGGATGTTAATCTACGAATACATGCATAATAGAAGTCTGGACACCATTATCTTCG ACAAAACTAAATGCGCACTCCTGACTTGGCAAAAACGCTTCAATATCATTTTGGGGATCGCCCGTGGACTTCTTTATCTTCATCAGGATTCTAGGTTAAGAATCATCCACAGGGACCTCAAAGCTAGCAACATTCTTCTAGATAAAGACATGAACCCCAAAATCTCAGACTTCGGCATAGCAAGAATATTTGGAGGAGATCAGATTGATGCATATACCAAGAGAGTTGTTGGAACATA TGGGTATATGTCTCCAGAATATGCCATGGATGGTGTGTTCTCAGTGAAGTCAGATGTCTTTAGTTTCGGTGTCTTGGTCCTTGAAATCATAAGTGGCAAGAAGAACAGAGGAATTTATGCTACCGAGCCCAACCTAAGCCTCCTTAGTCAT GCATGGAAACTATGGAAGGAAGGCAACAGCTTGGAACTGCTAGATAAGTCAATGGGTTGCTCTTATTCCATTAATGACGTACTCAGGTGCATACAGGTGGGCCTACTATGTGTTCAGGATAGAGCGGAGGACAGACCACATATGTCAACTGTAATTTTGATGTTGGGTAGTGCAAGCACAATGCTACCATCACCAAACCAGCCTGGTTATTGTAGTGAGAGAAGTGCAATAGATGCCGCTTCAAGTTGCACTGTTAATGAAATCACGATGACAATGTTAGCAGGTCGTTAG
- the LOC140858540 gene encoding receptor-like serine/threonine-protein kinase SD1-8 isoform X1, whose product MKPWPLSLVLLCSLLSPSIAGDTITPNTPLSDGKTLVSAGGNFELGFFSPGNLKNRYLGIWYKNISTQTVVWVANREAPLTDNTGSLNISSDGNLILSNQAAKVFWSTSSSLSSSPVAQLLDTGNFVLKEGNNDSCSLLWQSFDHPCDTLLPGMKLGLNFTTGLDLYLTTWKSTDDPSPGDYSFKLDPHGSPEFFIWKQSTKEYRSGPWDGIQFDGEPEMNSDNYFTFEFFINPHAIYYTYKVVDSSIISRFMLNQSMIQRYVWFNSMVGWSLYWSIPKDQCDYYAECGPYGICNSNDSPICNCLYGFSPKSPQDWNLRDGHDGCVRKTSLDCQGDGFVRLTHVKLPDTSNSTVNESMSLEQCRESCLNNCSCVAYAPANISGGGACIIWKSDLIDIKQFVDGGQDLYVRLAASELSTGSTGDDPNKKKQEIVIFVICIASGLLLLVSSGCYIWHKKFKSHSIKFSGRRQLSFDLSLNALGPTQDVYPQDERNGGKELELPLFELSTIVIATDNFSIANKLGEGGFGTVYKGELEDGQGIAVKRSSRYSLQGVDEFKNEVMLIAKLQHINLVRLLGCCMQGEDRMLIYEYMHNRSLDTIIFADKTKCALLTWQKRFNIILGIARGLLYLHQDSRLRIIHRDLKASNILLDKDMNPKISDFGIARIFGGDQIDAYTKRVVGTYGYMSPEYAMDGVFSVKSDVFSFGVLVLEIISGKKNRGIYATEPNLSLLSHAWKLWKEGNSLELLDKSMGCSYSINDVLRCIQVGLLCVQDRAEDRPHMSTVILMLGSASTMLPSPNQPGYCSERSAIDAASSCTVNEITMTMLAGR is encoded by the exons ATGAAGCCTTGGCCACTTTCTCTTGTTTTGCTCTGTAGCCTCTTGTCTCCCTCCATTGCAGGAGACACCATCACTCCAAACACACCACTCAGCGATGGCAAAACTTTGGTTTCAGCAGGTGGGAACTTTGAATTAGGCTTCTTCAGCCCGGGCAATTTGAAGAATAGATACTTGGGCATTTGGTACAAGAATATCTCAACTCAGACAGTTGTTTGGGTTGCCAATAGAGAAGCTCCACTTACTGACAATACTGGAAGTCTGAACATCAGCAGTGATGGAAATCTCATCCTCTCCAATCAGGCAGCCAAGGTTTTCTGGTCGACGAGCTCATCATTATCAAGCAGTCCAGTGGCACAGCTCTTAGATACAGGGAATTTTGTTCTGAAAGAAGGTAACAATGATTCATGTAGCTTGTTGTGGCAGAGTTTCGACCACCCATGTGATACGTTGCTTCCAGGAATGAAACTTGGATTGAATTTTACCACTGGCCTTGACCTATATCTTACCACATGGAAGAGCACCGATGACCCTTCACCAGGGGACTACTCATTCAAGCTCGATCCTCATGGATCACCAGAATTCTTCATATGGAAGCAATCAACAAAAGAGTATCGAAGTGGCCCTTGGGATGGGATTCAATTCGATGGTGAGCCTGAGATGAATTCTGACAACTACTTCACCTTTGAATTTTTCATTAATCCACATGCAATATATTACACGTATAAAGTTGTAGACAGCTCGATCATTTCAAGGTTTATGCTGAACCAATCAATGATTCAACGATATGTTTGGTTTAATTCCATGGTAGGATGGAGCCTTTATTGGTCAATACCAAAAGACCAATGCGATTATTATGCTGAGTGTGGTCCTTATGGCATTTGTAACTCGAACGACTCGCCAATCTGCAACTGTCTTTATGGATTCAGTCCCAAGTCACCACAAGACTGGAATCTCAGAGATGGACATGATGGGTGTGTGCGGAAGACAAGCTTGGATTGCCAAGGAGATGGGTTTGTAAGATTGACTCATGTCAAGTTGCCAGACACCTCAAACTCCACCGTGAACGAGAGCATGAGCCTTGAGCAGTGTCGAGAAAGCTGCTTGAATAATTGTTCATGTGTGGCTTATGCACCTGCTAATATCAGTGGAGGAGGTGCTTGTATTATTTGGAAAAGTGATCTGATAGATATTAAGCAATTTGTTGATGGTGGGCAGGATCTCTACGTTCGCCTTGCAGCATCTGAACTGA GCACAGGCTCAACTGGAGACGACCCAAACAAGAAGAAACAAGAGATAGTTATTTTCGTCATATGTATAGCATCTGGGCTGCTGTTATTGGTGTCAAGTGGTTGTTACATCTGGCATAAGAAGTTCAAAAGTCATA GTATTAAGTTTAGTGGGCGAAGGCAGTTGTCATTTGATTTGTCTCTTAACGCATTAGGTCCTACTCAAGACGTCTACCCACAAGATGAACGTAATGGAGGGAAAGAACTGGAACTCCCCCTATTTGAACTAAGCACCATAGTGATTGCCACAGACAACTTCTCTATCGCCAATAAGCTTGGTGAGGGTGGCTTTGGCACTGTTTACAAG GGTGAACTTGAAGATGGGCAGGGCATAGCTGTGAAGAGGTCGTCAAGGTATTCACTCCAAGGCGTAGATGAGTTCAAGAATGAGGTTATGTTGATCGCCAAACTTCAGCACATAAATCTTGTTAGACTGCTTGGTTGCTGCATGCAAGGAGAAGACAGGATGTTAATCTACGAATACATGCATAATAGAAGTCTGGACACCATTATCTTCG CAGACAAAACTAAATGCGCACTCCTGACTTGGCAAAAACGCTTCAATATCATTTTGGGGATCGCCCGTGGACTTCTTTATCTTCATCAGGATTCTAGGTTAAGAATCATCCACAGGGACCTCAAAGCTAGCAACATTCTTCTAGATAAAGACATGAACCCCAAAATCTCAGACTTCGGCATAGCAAGAATATTTGGAGGAGATCAGATTGATGCATATACCAAGAGAGTTGTTGGAACATA TGGGTATATGTCTCCAGAATATGCCATGGATGGTGTGTTCTCAGTGAAGTCAGATGTCTTTAGTTTCGGTGTCTTGGTCCTTGAAATCATAAGTGGCAAGAAGAACAGAGGAATTTATGCTACCGAGCCCAACCTAAGCCTCCTTAGTCAT GCATGGAAACTATGGAAGGAAGGCAACAGCTTGGAACTGCTAGATAAGTCAATGGGTTGCTCTTATTCCATTAATGACGTACTCAGGTGCATACAGGTGGGCCTACTATGTGTTCAGGATAGAGCGGAGGACAGACCACATATGTCAACTGTAATTTTGATGTTGGGTAGTGCAAGCACAATGCTACCATCACCAAACCAGCCTGGTTATTGTAGTGAGAGAAGTGCAATAGATGCCGCTTCAAGTTGCACTGTTAATGAAATCACGATGACAATGTTAGCAGGTCGTTAG
- the LOC140858540 gene encoding receptor-like serine/threonine-protein kinase SD1-8 isoform X3 encodes MKPWPLSLVLLCSLLSPSIAGDTITPNTPLSDGKTLVSAGGNFELGFFSPGNLKNRYLGIWYKNISTQTVVWVANREAPLTDNTGSLNISSDGNLILSNQAAKVFWSTSSSLSSSPVAQLLDTGNFVLKEGNNDSCSLLWQSFDHPCDTLLPGMKLGLNFTTGLDLYLTTWKSTDDPSPGDYSFKLDPHGSPEFFIWKQSTKEYRSGPWDGIQFDGEPEMNSDNYFTFEFFINPHAIYYTYKVVDSSIISRFMLNQSMIQRYVWFNSMVGWSLYWSIPKDQCDYYAECGPYGICNSNDSPICNCLYGFSPKSPQDWNLRDGHDGCVRKTSLDCQGDGFVRLTHVKLPDTSNSTVNESMSLEQCRESCLNNCSCVAYAPANISGGGACIIWKSDLIDIKQFVDGGQDLYVRLAASELSTGSTGDDPNKKKQEIVIFVICIASGLLLLVSSGCYIWHKKFKSHSPTQDVYPQDERNGGKELELPLFELSTIVIATDNFSIANKLGEGGFGTVYKGELEDGQGIAVKRSSRYSLQGVDEFKNEVMLIAKLQHINLVRLLGCCMQGEDRMLIYEYMHNRSLDTIIFADKTKCALLTWQKRFNIILGIARGLLYLHQDSRLRIIHRDLKASNILLDKDMNPKISDFGIARIFGGDQIDAYTKRVVGTYGYMSPEYAMDGVFSVKSDVFSFGVLVLEIISGKKNRGIYATEPNLSLLSHAWKLWKEGNSLELLDKSMGCSYSINDVLRCIQVGLLCVQDRAEDRPHMSTVILMLGSASTMLPSPNQPGYCSERSAIDAASSCTVNEITMTMLAGR; translated from the exons ATGAAGCCTTGGCCACTTTCTCTTGTTTTGCTCTGTAGCCTCTTGTCTCCCTCCATTGCAGGAGACACCATCACTCCAAACACACCACTCAGCGATGGCAAAACTTTGGTTTCAGCAGGTGGGAACTTTGAATTAGGCTTCTTCAGCCCGGGCAATTTGAAGAATAGATACTTGGGCATTTGGTACAAGAATATCTCAACTCAGACAGTTGTTTGGGTTGCCAATAGAGAAGCTCCACTTACTGACAATACTGGAAGTCTGAACATCAGCAGTGATGGAAATCTCATCCTCTCCAATCAGGCAGCCAAGGTTTTCTGGTCGACGAGCTCATCATTATCAAGCAGTCCAGTGGCACAGCTCTTAGATACAGGGAATTTTGTTCTGAAAGAAGGTAACAATGATTCATGTAGCTTGTTGTGGCAGAGTTTCGACCACCCATGTGATACGTTGCTTCCAGGAATGAAACTTGGATTGAATTTTACCACTGGCCTTGACCTATATCTTACCACATGGAAGAGCACCGATGACCCTTCACCAGGGGACTACTCATTCAAGCTCGATCCTCATGGATCACCAGAATTCTTCATATGGAAGCAATCAACAAAAGAGTATCGAAGTGGCCCTTGGGATGGGATTCAATTCGATGGTGAGCCTGAGATGAATTCTGACAACTACTTCACCTTTGAATTTTTCATTAATCCACATGCAATATATTACACGTATAAAGTTGTAGACAGCTCGATCATTTCAAGGTTTATGCTGAACCAATCAATGATTCAACGATATGTTTGGTTTAATTCCATGGTAGGATGGAGCCTTTATTGGTCAATACCAAAAGACCAATGCGATTATTATGCTGAGTGTGGTCCTTATGGCATTTGTAACTCGAACGACTCGCCAATCTGCAACTGTCTTTATGGATTCAGTCCCAAGTCACCACAAGACTGGAATCTCAGAGATGGACATGATGGGTGTGTGCGGAAGACAAGCTTGGATTGCCAAGGAGATGGGTTTGTAAGATTGACTCATGTCAAGTTGCCAGACACCTCAAACTCCACCGTGAACGAGAGCATGAGCCTTGAGCAGTGTCGAGAAAGCTGCTTGAATAATTGTTCATGTGTGGCTTATGCACCTGCTAATATCAGTGGAGGAGGTGCTTGTATTATTTGGAAAAGTGATCTGATAGATATTAAGCAATTTGTTGATGGTGGGCAGGATCTCTACGTTCGCCTTGCAGCATCTGAACTGA GCACAGGCTCAACTGGAGACGACCCAAACAAGAAGAAACAAGAGATAGTTATTTTCGTCATATGTATAGCATCTGGGCTGCTGTTATTGGTGTCAAGTGGTTGTTACATCTGGCATAAGAAGTTCAAAAGTCATA GTCCTACTCAAGACGTCTACCCACAAGATGAACGTAATGGAGGGAAAGAACTGGAACTCCCCCTATTTGAACTAAGCACCATAGTGATTGCCACAGACAACTTCTCTATCGCCAATAAGCTTGGTGAGGGTGGCTTTGGCACTGTTTACAAG GGTGAACTTGAAGATGGGCAGGGCATAGCTGTGAAGAGGTCGTCAAGGTATTCACTCCAAGGCGTAGATGAGTTCAAGAATGAGGTTATGTTGATCGCCAAACTTCAGCACATAAATCTTGTTAGACTGCTTGGTTGCTGCATGCAAGGAGAAGACAGGATGTTAATCTACGAATACATGCATAATAGAAGTCTGGACACCATTATCTTCG CAGACAAAACTAAATGCGCACTCCTGACTTGGCAAAAACGCTTCAATATCATTTTGGGGATCGCCCGTGGACTTCTTTATCTTCATCAGGATTCTAGGTTAAGAATCATCCACAGGGACCTCAAAGCTAGCAACATTCTTCTAGATAAAGACATGAACCCCAAAATCTCAGACTTCGGCATAGCAAGAATATTTGGAGGAGATCAGATTGATGCATATACCAAGAGAGTTGTTGGAACATA TGGGTATATGTCTCCAGAATATGCCATGGATGGTGTGTTCTCAGTGAAGTCAGATGTCTTTAGTTTCGGTGTCTTGGTCCTTGAAATCATAAGTGGCAAGAAGAACAGAGGAATTTATGCTACCGAGCCCAACCTAAGCCTCCTTAGTCAT GCATGGAAACTATGGAAGGAAGGCAACAGCTTGGAACTGCTAGATAAGTCAATGGGTTGCTCTTATTCCATTAATGACGTACTCAGGTGCATACAGGTGGGCCTACTATGTGTTCAGGATAGAGCGGAGGACAGACCACATATGTCAACTGTAATTTTGATGTTGGGTAGTGCAAGCACAATGCTACCATCACCAAACCAGCCTGGTTATTGTAGTGAGAGAAGTGCAATAGATGCCGCTTCAAGTTGCACTGTTAATGAAATCACGATGACAATGTTAGCAGGTCGTTAG